Proteins found in one Lycium ferocissimum isolate CSIRO_LF1 chromosome 6, AGI_CSIRO_Lferr_CH_V1, whole genome shotgun sequence genomic segment:
- the LOC132061217 gene encoding uncharacterized protein LOC132061217: MNRAVEAANKNIKKILRKMLYNYKDWHEQLPYALLGYSTTVRTSTGAIPYLLVYDTEAVIPAEVEIPSFRIKQKAELDDAEWIRKIHEQLALIDEKRMIAVCHGQLYQQRMVRAFNKHVRTRLFQVGQSMLKRIFPNQEEYKGKFAPN; encoded by the coding sequence ATGAATAGAGCTGTGGAAGCCGCCAATAAAAACATCAAGAAGATTCTCAGAAAGATGCTTTATAACTACAAAGACTGGCATGAACAATTGCCATATGCACTACTGGGATATAGCACAACCGTCAGAACTTCAACCGGAGCCATTCCATATTTGCTGGTCTATGACACTGAGGCAGTGATACCGGCCGAAGTAGAAATCCCTTCTTTTCGAATCAAACAAAAAGCAGAATTGGACGATGCAGAATGGATCCGTAAAATACATGAGCAACTAGCTCTGATAGATGAAAAAAGAATGATCGCTGTTTGCCATGGTCAATTGTACCAACAAAGAATGGTGCGAGCCTTCAACAAACATGTGAGGACTAGACTTTTCCAAGTAGGGCAATCGATGCTCAAGCGGATATTcccaaatcaagaagaatacaaagggaaGTTCGCGCCAAACTAG